In Chryseobacterium gleum, a single genomic region encodes these proteins:
- a CDS encoding AraC family transcriptional regulator, whose product MKCGLIEETGSHFIDSIEKEAYVWCEKNWKHDDYEHRHSRAQLTFVEEGYQYFHIDRKIYLVPQHHVIWIPSEKDHKITSEAQTVNLMVFLFKSVFEDEFYKNVQVFAAPPVLKEMLLYASKWNQLLDENEEQDVFFKAILKSLPNFCKESSSLEIPVPADTRLIPVCNEINTHFKYNLDIDSLAEKAQMSVRSLQRIFKNETGITLQKYLQLTRILKSIELIDTRQYTLSEVAYKVGYQSLSAFTSSYFTIMQEKPKIKKDYGVSS is encoded by the coding sequence ATGAAATGTGGACTGATTGAAGAGACGGGAAGCCATTTTATCGATTCTATTGAAAAAGAGGCTTATGTCTGGTGTGAAAAAAACTGGAAACATGATGATTATGAACACAGGCATAGCCGTGCTCAGCTGACTTTTGTGGAAGAAGGATACCAGTATTTCCATATCGACAGGAAAATTTATCTTGTCCCACAACATCATGTTATCTGGATTCCCTCAGAAAAAGATCATAAAATAACTTCTGAAGCACAAACGGTGAATCTGATGGTATTTTTGTTCAAATCCGTTTTTGAAGACGAATTTTATAAGAATGTTCAGGTGTTTGCCGCTCCTCCTGTATTAAAGGAAATGCTTTTATATGCTTCAAAATGGAATCAATTATTAGATGAAAATGAAGAACAGGACGTGTTTTTTAAAGCTATTTTAAAAAGTCTTCCCAACTTCTGTAAGGAAAGCAGCAGTCTGGAAATTCCTGTACCTGCAGATACAAGGCTGATTCCTGTATGCAATGAAATCAATACCCATTTTAAATATAATCTTGATATCGATTCTCTGGCTGAAAAAGCACAAATGTCTGTACGAAGCTTACAGAGAATTTTCAAAAATGAAACGGGAATTACCCTGCAAAAATACCTGCAGTTAACAAGAATTTTAAAAAGTATTGAACTGATTGACACCAGACAATATACTTTAAGTGAAGTTGCTTATAAGGTTGGATATCAAAGCCTGTCTGCATTTACTTCATCCTATTTTACCATCATGCAGGAAAAGCCAAAAATTAAAAAAGATTATGGTGTCTCATCATGA
- a CDS encoding PLP-dependent aminotransferase family protein, producing MLRPWKLELEIDKKLDQPVYLQIADTIIRDIRSGRLKPGDALPGSRNLAQTLKLNRNTVVEAYQVLMNEEWVISKERKGIFISENLPALHEKKTGRIQDSLNQEMISNGMLINFDDGHPDSKIAPVTELARAYRQIFSIKAKWQMMGYGNEYGDVEFRKMISQMLNHQRGMQIHENEISVTRGSQMGMFLTAQTLLSPGDIVIVEDPGYQPAWHTFEYAGARLLPVPVDQEGISIEAVEMLLTEHQNIKAIYITPHRQYPTTVTLSLSRRLKLIELSNQYHITIIEDDYDNEFHFGYRPILPVSSFPELHNYVYIGTLSKVVAPALRIGYLATKNQKLLKKIGDLRKIIDVHGDVIMEQAVLQLIREGAVKKHIRKATVHYKHKRDFVYELLKMHMAGIADFTLPEGGLAFWIVPKAQLDWDMVTVLLLEKNIKIIHPKQYSQNRVNGFRLSYGALSEEQLEQSIPLIAEVFSNFF from the coding sequence ATGTTACGACCTTGGAAATTAGAATTAGAAATTGATAAAAAGCTTGATCAACCCGTTTATCTGCAGATTGCCGATACCATTATCAGGGATATCCGTTCAGGAAGACTGAAACCCGGTGATGCTCTTCCCGGGAGCAGAAATCTTGCCCAAACTTTGAAGCTTAACAGGAATACTGTTGTAGAAGCGTATCAGGTTCTGATGAATGAAGAATGGGTGATTTCCAAAGAAAGGAAAGGAATTTTTATATCAGAAAATCTTCCTGCTTTACATGAGAAAAAAACAGGCAGAATACAGGACTCTTTGAATCAGGAGATGATTTCCAACGGAATGCTAATCAATTTTGATGACGGGCATCCGGACAGTAAGATTGCACCTGTAACAGAACTGGCAAGAGCTTACAGACAGATTTTCAGTATCAAAGCCAAGTGGCAGATGATGGGTTATGGAAATGAGTATGGCGATGTTGAATTCCGTAAAATGATTTCCCAGATGCTTAATCATCAGCGTGGAATGCAGATTCATGAAAATGAAATTTCTGTTACCCGAGGCAGCCAGATGGGAATGTTTCTCACAGCTCAGACTCTTTTAAGTCCCGGCGACATTGTTATTGTAGAAGATCCGGGATATCAGCCTGCATGGCATACTTTTGAATATGCCGGTGCCCGACTTTTGCCCGTACCTGTAGATCAGGAAGGAATCAGTATTGAAGCTGTTGAAATGCTTCTGACAGAACATCAGAATATTAAAGCCATTTATATTACGCCTCACAGGCAATATCCTACAACAGTCACTTTAAGCCTTTCCAGAAGATTAAAATTAATTGAGCTTTCCAATCAGTATCATATAACCATCATTGAGGACGATTATGACAACGAGTTTCATTTCGGCTACCGTCCCATCCTTCCTGTTTCAAGTTTTCCGGAGCTTCACAATTATGTTTATATCGGAACACTGAGTAAAGTGGTAGCTCCTGCTTTGAGGATTGGTTACCTGGCCACTAAAAATCAGAAATTACTGAAAAAAATCGGTGATCTGAGAAAAATTATTGATGTGCATGGAGATGTTATCATGGAACAGGCTGTTCTACAGCTGATCAGAGAAGGTGCCGTGAAAAAGCATATCAGAAAAGCAACTGTTCATTATAAGCATAAAAGAGATTTTGTTTATGAGCTGTTAAAAATGCATATGGCAGGTATTGCAGATTTCACACTGCCTGAAGGTGGACTTGCCTTTTGGATTGTTCCTAAAGCTCAATTGGATTGGGATATGGTAACCGTTCTTTTACTGGAAAAGAATATCAAAATAATCCATCCGAAACAATACAGTCAAAATAGGGTCAACGGCTTCAGATTAAGCTACGGAGCCCTTTCTGAAGAGCAGCTGGAACAAAGTATTCCTTTGATTGCTGAAGTTTTTTCGAACTTTTTTTAA
- a CDS encoding NAD(P)H:quinone oxidoreductase, with amino-acid sequence MKKRCLFLILIVFTNINIIMAQNKAKILVLIHSDNGGTYELAKEIAKGIESENNAVPYIKMVKSSQNPNLKNLTVATVDELTGYDGIVFGSPVYFGNISTGMSEFLAKTVQLWTSHALEGVPASVFMSAGSGAGKELAMQAFWNSLAVHGMILVPNGIRGTEELNKAIPQGNTVLGVTSMASLKDVERPTKGERNIAELQGKNFAKVALALKDTRPKRAALVAEHHQNFAEILKQKNITLPQVPKPAGNYQPFVRSGNLVFINQVALKDGKIFNPGKLGVEVNEQQVKEATKVTMLNVISVLNEAVGGDLSRVKQCVQLTGIFNTKEDYTKHAELMNVASDLTVEIFGEKGKHARATLGASSIPVGSSVEIQAIFEVE; translated from the coding sequence ATGAAAAAACGATGTCTTTTTCTTATTTTAATTGTATTCACTAATATCAACATTATTATGGCACAAAATAAAGCAAAAATATTGGTTCTTATCCATTCAGATAATGGCGGGACGTATGAACTGGCCAAAGAAATCGCTAAAGGAATTGAAAGTGAAAACAATGCAGTTCCTTATATCAAAATGGTTAAATCTTCACAAAATCCCAACCTTAAAAATCTTACTGTGGCAACTGTAGACGAACTGACAGGTTATGACGGGATTGTTTTTGGTTCGCCCGTTTATTTCGGAAATATCAGTACGGGAATGAGTGAATTTTTAGCTAAAACCGTCCAGCTTTGGACCAGTCATGCTTTAGAAGGTGTTCCGGCTTCAGTTTTCATGTCAGCAGGAAGTGGTGCCGGAAAAGAGCTAGCCATGCAGGCATTCTGGAACAGTCTTGCCGTTCACGGAATGATATTGGTACCTAATGGCATCCGTGGGACAGAAGAGCTGAACAAAGCTATTCCACAGGGAAATACCGTGTTGGGAGTAACAAGTATGGCTTCTTTAAAAGATGTTGAAAGACCGACCAAAGGTGAGCGGAATATTGCTGAATTACAAGGAAAAAACTTTGCAAAGGTCGCGCTGGCATTAAAAGATACCCGTCCGAAAAGAGCTGCACTTGTTGCAGAACATCATCAGAACTTCGCTGAAATACTCAAACAGAAAAATATCACCCTTCCGCAGGTTCCAAAACCGGCAGGAAATTATCAGCCTTTTGTGCGCTCCGGAAATCTGGTATTCATAAATCAGGTTGCTTTGAAAGACGGCAAAATCTTCAATCCCGGAAAATTAGGTGTTGAAGTAAATGAACAGCAGGTAAAAGAAGCTACAAAAGTTACCATGCTGAACGTTATTTCTGTATTGAATGAAGCTGTAGGAGGAGATTTGAGCAGAGTAAAACAATGTGTTCAGCTTACAGGAATTTTCAATACAAAAGAGGATTATACAAAACACGCAGAGCTTATGAATGTGGCTTCTGACCTAACGGTTGAAATCTTTGGAGAAAAAGGAAAACATGCCAGGGCAACTTTGGGAGCATCATCAATTCCTGTGGGGTCTTCTGTGGAAATTCAGGCTATTTTTGAAGTGGAGTAG
- a CDS encoding cupin domain-containing protein, translated as MDKKQFSSKDFHETFARPKYVKPSHLIHKNVENAGVHNQFSTERKHPVFFVDLPSKNVSMTIGGLLPGQQTNRHRHTYETVLFVIEGKGWTEVEDERVYWEAGDAVYIPSWAWHKHQNLSDTEPAKYIACENAPQLQNLGVALREEEGRDL; from the coding sequence ATGGACAAGAAACAATTCAGTTCTAAAGACTTTCATGAAACTTTTGCAAGACCAAAGTATGTAAAGCCCAGCCATTTGATTCATAAAAATGTAGAAAATGCTGGTGTACACAATCAGTTTTCAACAGAAAGAAAGCATCCCGTTTTCTTTGTAGATCTTCCCAGTAAGAATGTCAGCATGACGATCGGCGGACTTCTTCCAGGCCAGCAAACCAACAGACATCGCCATACGTATGAAACCGTATTATTCGTCATTGAAGGAAAAGGCTGGACAGAAGTAGAAGATGAAAGGGTATATTGGGAAGCAGGAGACGCGGTATATATTCCTTCATGGGCCTGGCATAAACACCAGAACCTGAGCGATACAGAACCTGCCAAATACATTGCCTGCGAAAATGCTCCTCAGCTGCAGAATTTGGGAGTCGCATTAAGAGAAGAGGAAGGCAGAGACCTTTAA
- a CDS encoding Rieske 2Fe-2S domain-containing protein, with translation MIFGTLSSQILHDLIVTGESKYGDLFNPSRIKPVAGFSDFVKENTTVAFDFVKDKIFKDKIESFSEIGEGEAKVIRYESESYALYKEIDGTLHLLRSTCPHAGCEVRWNSAELSWDCPCHGSRFNVNGKILTGPTTKNLQKVFPYQKHDS, from the coding sequence ATGATATTCGGAACACTTTCATCACAGATCCTGCATGATCTGATTGTTACAGGAGAAAGCAAATACGGTGATTTGTTCAACCCTTCAAGAATCAAGCCTGTTGCAGGGTTCTCAGATTTTGTGAAAGAAAATACAACAGTAGCCTTTGACTTCGTAAAAGATAAAATTTTTAAAGATAAAATAGAATCCTTTTCAGAAATTGGTGAGGGTGAAGCTAAAGTTATCCGGTACGAATCAGAATCTTATGCTTTATATAAAGAGATTGACGGCACATTACATCTCCTGAGAAGTACCTGTCCGCATGCAGGATGTGAAGTGCGGTGGAACAGTGCGGAGCTAAGCTGGGACTGCCCGTGCCATGGCTCCAGATTCAATGTAAATGGGAAAATACTTACCGGTCCGACAACCAAAAATCTGCAGAAAGTCTTCCCTTATCAGAAACATGATTCATAA
- a CDS encoding nitrilase family protein encodes MNIKISTAQFENKSGDKAYNLSVIEKLARQASAQGSNVIAFHECSVTGYTFARKLSREELLNIAERIPEGESIRKLQQIAAQNNITILVGLFEKDEHDHLFKAYVCVDKTGLKAKYRKLHPFINPHLTPGNEYCVFDIMGWKCGILICYDNNIIENVRATRLLGAEIIFMPHVTMCTPSTRPGAGFVDSQLWENREADPTSLRLEFDGMKGRDWLMKWLPARAYDNGIYIVFSNPVGMDDDQLKNGCSMIIDPFGDVIAECRSWEDSFESAVITPQKLTQAGGYRYIKARRPELYREIIGQEHLSDQKVVWLDDKTV; translated from the coding sequence ATGAATATTAAAATTTCAACCGCACAATTTGAAAACAAAAGTGGAGATAAAGCATACAATCTCTCTGTCATCGAAAAACTGGCTCGGCAGGCTTCTGCTCAAGGATCTAATGTTATTGCATTTCATGAATGCTCCGTCACAGGTTATACCTTTGCCCGAAAGCTTTCCAGAGAAGAGCTTCTGAACATTGCAGAACGTATTCCTGAAGGTGAAAGTATCCGGAAATTACAGCAGATTGCAGCTCAGAATAACATTACTATATTGGTTGGATTATTTGAGAAGGATGAACATGATCATCTTTTTAAAGCCTATGTATGTGTTGATAAAACCGGGCTGAAGGCTAAATACAGAAAACTGCATCCTTTTATTAATCCTCATCTTACACCTGGTAATGAATATTGTGTATTTGATATCATGGGTTGGAAATGTGGTATTCTCATCTGCTATGACAACAATATTATTGAAAACGTAAGGGCTACAAGGTTGCTCGGAGCAGAAATTATCTTTATGCCTCATGTAACAATGTGTACTCCTTCTACAAGACCAGGAGCCGGTTTTGTAGATTCTCAGCTCTGGGAAAACAGAGAAGCAGATCCTACTTCTTTACGCCTTGAATTCGATGGGATGAAGGGTAGAGACTGGTTGATGAAATGGCTGCCGGCAAGAGCTTATGATAATGGGATATATATAGTTTTTTCAAACCCTGTAGGAATGGATGATGACCAGCTGAAAAATGGATGCTCTATGATTATAGACCCATTCGGAGATGTGATTGCAGAATGCCGTTCGTGGGAAGACAGTTTTGAATCCGCAGTGATCACTCCCCAAAAGCTTACCCAGGCAGGAGGATATCGATACATTAAGGCCCGAAGGCCTGAATTATACAGAGAAATAATAGGGCAGGAGCATTTATCTGATCAGAAAGTAGTATGGCTGGATGATAAAACAGTTTAA
- a CDS encoding dihydrodipicolinate synthase family protein → MKNVPFKGIIAYPITPFDNNEKVDIPLFKHLVERLVTSGSHGIAPLGSTGVMPYLSDEEKEEVTEATLQQVKGRIPTLVGVSNLTTEKTIHHAQFAEKAGADAVMIIPMSYWKLTDDEIVSHYDAVARKISIPIMAYNNPATSGVDMSPALLKRLLEIPNVTMIKESTGDVQRMHYLRRELGEDVAFYNGSNPLALAAFSAGARGWCTAAPNLIPELNISLYHAVEEGNLEKAKEIFYQQFDLLKFIVSKGLPRAVKSGLNILGENGGNLRSPLKPLDEKETEELKNIIKTLIN, encoded by the coding sequence ATGAAAAATGTTCCATTCAAAGGGATTATCGCCTATCCCATAACGCCTTTTGACAATAATGAAAAAGTAGATATTCCTCTTTTTAAACATCTTGTAGAAAGACTGGTCACTTCCGGAAGCCACGGCATTGCGCCATTAGGAAGTACAGGGGTAATGCCCTATCTGTCTGATGAAGAAAAAGAAGAAGTTACAGAGGCTACTTTGCAGCAGGTAAAAGGAAGAATTCCAACGCTGGTAGGCGTTTCCAATCTTACAACAGAAAAGACAATTCACCATGCACAGTTTGCCGAAAAAGCAGGAGCAGATGCCGTTATGATCATTCCTATGAGCTACTGGAAACTCACAGATGATGAAATTGTTTCCCATTATGATGCTGTAGCACGTAAAATTTCTATCCCGATTATGGCTTACAATAATCCGGCAACAAGTGGGGTAGATATGTCACCGGCCTTACTGAAAAGGTTGCTTGAAATTCCCAATGTAACGATGATTAAAGAAAGTACAGGAGATGTTCAGAGGATGCATTATCTGAGAAGAGAACTGGGAGAAGACGTTGCGTTCTACAACGGTTCTAATCCTTTGGCGCTGGCTGCATTTTCTGCCGGAGCAAGAGGTTGGTGTACGGCTGCTCCCAATCTTATTCCGGAACTGAATATCAGTCTTTACCATGCAGTGGAAGAGGGAAATCTTGAAAAAGCAAAAGAAATTTTCTATCAGCAGTTTGACCTTTTAAAATTTATTGTCAGCAAAGGTTTGCCGAGAGCGGTGAAATCCGGACTGAATATTCTTGGGGAAAACGGAGGAAATTTAAGAAGTCCCTTAAAGCCGCTTGATGAAAAGGAAACTGAGGAATTAAAAAATATTATTAAAACACTTATTAATTAA
- a CDS encoding DUF6766 family protein has translation MSRTSFLYRNSLSIVLITLMVIFLAGQFFMGWKTENKELIENGQPALKIGEYIHSGHFIQATFENWESEFLQMMLYVLLTVSLRQKGSSESKSMTEEEDVDKEPVPHPKAPWPVKKGGIWLKLYKHSLSIAFAILFLASFILHFYGSLKDFNDEQLMNSKPAVTAMQYISESRFWFESFQNWQSEFLAVASLVILSIWLREKGSPESKPVDMPHDETP, from the coding sequence ATGTCACGCACCAGTTTCTTGTATCGCAACAGCTTAAGTATTGTTCTGATTACTTTGATGGTCATTTTTCTTGCAGGACAGTTCTTTATGGGCTGGAAAACAGAAAACAAAGAACTCATTGAAAACGGACAGCCTGCATTAAAGATCGGTGAATATATTCATAGCGGCCATTTCATACAGGCAACTTTTGAAAACTGGGAAAGCGAATTTCTCCAGATGATGCTTTATGTTTTACTAACGGTTTCTCTGAGACAGAAAGGCTCCAGTGAGTCGAAATCCATGACAGAAGAGGAAGATGTAGACAAGGAACCTGTACCGCATCCCAAAGCGCCATGGCCCGTCAAAAAAGGAGGAATATGGCTGAAACTCTATAAACATTCCTTATCCATTGCTTTTGCCATTCTATTCCTGGCCAGCTTTATTTTACATTTCTATGGAAGCCTTAAGGATTTTAATGATGAACAGCTGATGAACAGTAAGCCTGCCGTAACGGCAATGCAGTATATTTCAGAATCAAGATTCTGGTTTGAGTCTTTTCAGAACTGGCAGAGTGAATTTCTCGCTGTAGCTTCACTGGTTATTTTATCCATATGGCTTCGCGAAAAAGGTTCTCCCGAATCAAAACCGGTTGATATGCCTCATGATGAGACACCATAA
- a CDS encoding helix-turn-helix domain-containing protein, translating to MAKTVFLPASFMYIWYMQISPPKHLAAFIRHYIFLENSEKTIRSLRLFTDGSSGLILSGDMNLYSGISGDKMPLSFFYGVLNGYKDFSSKDKFSLIAVVFQPYFLNIILNTSAREISNQTVSVEDVLKNKLQTFQEQLFNKISPLHIINDLNLFFTHFLSESMHKDHQIIAASQQYILQNKGLVTSGDLEKFTGYSERHLERKFEFHMGMSPKKYSNIIRLHYFLSLINRSADHKNMATFSYEAGYSDQSHLIREFKNNTGLTPKQYLNTENKMAVNFIEL from the coding sequence ATGGCAAAAACAGTTTTTCTGCCGGCAAGTTTTATGTACATTTGGTATATGCAGATTTCACCTCCTAAACATTTGGCTGCTTTTATCAGGCATTATATTTTCTTAGAAAATTCTGAGAAGACAATCAGAAGTCTAAGGCTGTTTACTGATGGCAGCTCCGGGCTTATTTTATCAGGCGATATGAATCTGTATTCCGGTATTTCCGGAGATAAGATGCCGCTTTCTTTTTTTTACGGAGTTTTAAACGGATATAAAGATTTTTCTTCAAAAGATAAATTTTCCCTTATTGCTGTTGTATTTCAACCTTATTTTTTGAATATTATTTTAAATACATCTGCCAGAGAGATTTCTAATCAGACTGTTTCTGTGGAAGATGTGTTGAAGAATAAACTGCAAACTTTTCAGGAACAACTTTTTAACAAAATAAGCCCTTTGCATATTATCAATGATCTGAATTTGTTTTTTACTCATTTTCTGTCTGAGAGCATGCATAAAGATCATCAAATTATTGCTGCTTCGCAACAATATATTCTTCAGAACAAAGGTTTGGTAACATCCGGAGATCTGGAAAAATTCACCGGATATTCTGAACGCCATCTGGAAAGGAAATTTGAATTTCATATGGGAATGTCTCCCAAAAAATACAGCAATATTATCCGGCTGCATTATTTTTTAAGTCTGATAAACAGAAGTGCTGATCATAAAAATATGGCAACATTTTCATACGAAGCAGGATATTCTGATCAGTCGCATCTTATCAGAGAGTTTAAAAACAATACCGGGCTTACGCCAAAGCAATATCTGAACACAGAAAATAAAATGGCAGTTAATTTCATTGAGCTGTAA
- a CDS encoding pyridoxamine 5'-phosphate oxidase family protein produces the protein MSTENLTHLEAIKKIKELSESARICMFCTELDTIPVNSRPMTLQETDDSGNLWFISSGTSNKNFEIKEDRRVQLFFMNNSDSQYLSVYGEASVYRDKATIEDKWSPMAKAWFDGKDDPNVTIIRVEPKETYYWDTKAGKLVSLFSFVAAAITGKKTDNSDGVEGNATI, from the coding sequence ATGTCAACAGAAAATCTTACCCACCTGGAAGCGATCAAAAAGATTAAGGAATTATCAGAAAGTGCAAGAATATGCATGTTCTGTACAGAACTGGACACTATTCCTGTCAATTCAAGACCCATGACCCTTCAGGAAACAGACGACAGCGGAAATCTCTGGTTTATCAGCAGTGGAACAAGCAATAAGAATTTTGAAATTAAAGAAGACCGCAGAGTACAGCTGTTTTTTATGAATAACAGTGACTCTCAATATCTTTCGGTATATGGAGAAGCTTCAGTTTATAGGGACAAAGCAACCATTGAAGATAAATGGTCTCCTATGGCAAAAGCTTGGTTTGATGGAAAGGATGATCCCAATGTAACCATTATCCGCGTAGAACCTAAAGAAACTTATTATTGGGACACTAAGGCAGGAAAACTCGTAAGTCTTTTTAGTTTTGTAGCAGCTGCAATCACCGGAAAAAAAACTGATAATTCAGACGGTGTAGAAGGAAATGCAACCATTTAA